The Bicyclus anynana chromosome 12, ilBicAnyn1.1, whole genome shotgun sequence genomic interval AAACGACCTATTTATGTTGTATGTAAAGACAGAAACATACAGTGACATAGCCTAGTTAGTAGTGATACACCCCAAAACTTAAAgaacacgttaagccgtcggtgccggtcattatcattatgatCACATACTGATCGTTACAGAGTTGGgtaaacattatcaccttaagctCACCAACTCGCattagagcagcatggtggataTAAGCTCCAAATCACCTCTCCTATGAGAAGAGGGGTCTGGTCCTGCAATACATaattcaaataggctgataatgattaaaaacaTAGGTATGCACCCAATTTATATTAGGTAAGTACTgggaaaattacaaataatataaactacatgtttaatattacaaaataaacttgtagtttgcaaataaattattcaatgcCATGGCAATTTCGGTAGATTGGAACAGGATGTACTGATAAGTAGCGTATAATGAATAAGATATTAGAACTATAGTGTAAAAACACTTCTACGTCAAGGTTAAATTTGTGAGATGAGCTCAGTTTCCCatttgatcgtgtgttggtcgctacGCTATGACTGCCATCGGATTTACGTTTATGGTATTATTGGTATCATGCCACTGCCAGGTGATAATTCCGTTCGGGAGTGCTGTAAGTACGCTAATGAACAACCGTATAGTTCAATTCGCTTCGCAAATTTCTGCGGACGTTGTGACAAACACCGTCGGTGCCTTCACCAAAGTTCCCGATGCAATCTCCAAGATTGTCAGCTCGTTCAACACGTTCCCATTGCTTAAAAACAAGAATTTGCTAAATTACGCGGATTTATTGGTATCAGAATATAATGCTAACGTAAACAATGAAGATGTCATGTTAAGCATCGGTGATCTTATAACGAAATATGGCTATCCAGTGGAAAGACACATTGTGCGTTCAGAAGACGGTTACAATCTTCAGATGTTCAGGATACCGAGCAACGGTTCAGTGGTATTTCTCATGCACGGCTTGGAAGGAAGTGCCGACGACTTTGTTTTAGCCGGTCCAGAAAGCGGACTCGCCTACCTCTTAGCAAATGAAGGGTATGACGTCTGGATGGGAAACGCGCGCGGGAACAAACATTCTCGGAATCACGAATTTCTTTCTACATCTGAGGCGGAATTCTGGAACTTCTCCTGGCACGAAATCGGATACTACGATCTGCCGGCTATGATTGACTATGTACTGGGAATTAGTAAGTCTGCAACGCTAAAATATATCGGACATTCCCAAGGGACTACGACCTTCTTCGTGATGGCAGCAGAGAGAGAGGAGTACAACGACAAAGTGTCCTTGATGGTAGCGCTGTCTCCGGTAGCGTATATGACGCACGTAAAGTCACCAATAGTAAGGCTGCTGTCACCGGGCACGCCTATAATTTACGATGTGATGAAGCATCTGGGTGTTTACGAGTTTCTACCAGATAATTCTTTGACGAAAGCATTGAGACTTTTGATATGCGGTGTCGGGCCTTTTGCCGACATTCTGTGCAGCAATTTTTTGTTCTTAATCTTCGGGTTTGATTTGGAACAACTCAACGTGACTAATTTGCCCGTAGTCATGGGTCACATGCCGGCTGGTGCGTCAGTAAAACAGTTCGCTCATTATGGCCAAGGTGTCCTTTCGGGGGAATTCAGAAAGTTTGACTTGGGCGCGGAAGGGAATAGGATAAAATATGGATCGCAGACTCCGCCACGATACGCTCTGAATCGTATCCGAGTACCGGTGTCTTTATTCTACAGCGAAGAGGACTGGCTGGCTCACCCCATAGACGTGGACAGGTTATACAACGAACTACCAAACGCTGTGGACATTCATAAGGTCCcatatgaaaattttaaccaTTTAGATTTCATTTTAGCAAAAGATTtcaaaaagttaatttacaaGAGACTACGGAAATTGCTGTCATTATTTTAACGGCTATTTTAACGACGAAATCTGTACACAAAGCTACTTTTGTGATtacctaactaatattataagaataaatacaatatatataatatatacaatagCGGTAAACAGTCTAGGCTACTAAAATTATgctgttatttttatttccgcACTAGCGACTTTGcaagaaaataaatgttaacTAAAAACTTACATTCTCTTAAGCTACGTTCAAACTGCAATATTCTGCATAGCTTTTTTAAcgtataagaagaagaagaagaagaagaaatactttattgcacacaaaaatacaattataaattaaacttccaaacatatattttgaatttttgtaatAAGTAAGCCGATCACGTGATTTTTTatagttcgtgcgctgtagcttggtgcgggtgacagttgccgtaTGACGTTCTTAATAGGTACGTACTATTTTGTGAATCGCGGCGAACATTCAAGaataaaacgaactgtcactcgCACCTTGCGGTACAGCTCacgatatattaatttactctttggtacCTACGTTAAATGATTTTTACGTCCGTAATACTGGAATCACAGAATAAGAAATATAGAAATctaatatttgaattttttattcacgtacgaattaaattttaccatAGATCTTCTTAGATTAATCAAAAGCACAGCCGCACAAAACATACACAGCACACATAAAATTTAGCACAATGAGCCTTTTTCCTTTAgaagcaataaaaaaattgttagcaGTACCGTGGCATATGCAAAATACAGGCATTAGTCCGTAGTACGGGGTGGGCAAATTAAGCCACGGTAATGTCGCTCAAAAAGTTCTAAGGTTTTATTAAACTCGAcagcttagtggatatgacctcagccttcaattcggagggcgtaggtttgaatccagttcGGGCCATGCACCTTCGACTTTTCAGgtttatgcattttaagaagtgtctcaaacggtgaaggaaaacattgtgaggaaatttgcgtacatgagaattttcttaattctctatgtgcgtgaagtctgccaattctcatttggccagcgtggtggactaaggcttaatCCCACTTTTCACattttcttcgcaagttctctcgtcaggggttgcctggtagagattacttatagtaataaggccgcttttgcatgctaagtttaatttatgtttttaatgtttcaatttataattgtatgtttgtgtgcaataaagtatttcttcttcttcttcttcttcccaCTCTTtataagaggagacttgtgctcaacagtgagccgaatatgggatttaataatgataataagcttatagaaaaatctTACTATAGTGTTTAGAATTATTTAGACGATAAAATGCTTGGAATTGAATTtcactatacgattgtgtacttagttctttataaaggagatgatccaaaattgtacggagcccaggatcagtcattgtaaacaagcggaaataaaagaagatattttttttaactatttttgattgtacaaatctacgaatttactttaattctttcgaaataatattccttatctcccaagaaatgcaacattaataaaggtaataatggcggattgatgacgtttttaatGCATTCATCGATTTGACGTtcgctgtcaattgtcatgtcatagttgctctatgggtgccatcttgatataactcaaaaacttgggtgtttattttatctatttctttttacttagatttattcactttaataaatttaaaatccttgtattttttaaattttaatgatacggggtacaatagtggacctgaaatggaccatctcctttgtaaaattgagaaaaacaaaaaaataaaccctgacTGAATTTGTCGCGGGCTCTTgtcggaaccctcgtaactttaattttaagttttcgaccaactattatcaccattatttaatgatattattacctgacgtttcgaaggtgcttgtaaagtaaTCGTAATtcaaatatgaaattcaaatatGAAATGAACTATGACTCTGATTGCTAAGCGAGTTTCATTTACGTTCGTCTATGtttgtatagatattattaatatgttaTGTATTGCTTTATAGTTGCGCACAGGCGTTTATTGTACATATTGTAGAAACCTACTAGCGGCCGCccgcgtccgcgtggaattcagtttttcacaaatcccgcgaaaactatggattttccggaTATAAGCCCATAtaggctatgtgttaatccagagtaaaatctattttcacttcaaatttcagccaaatcgcttcagtagtagcgacgttaaggaacaataaacatccaaacaaacatacgagtacatcCATCCAACTGTAACTGTAAACGCgattacaatattagtagaaattcgcgtttataatattagtaggatttagaGCGTAAGCCGCTAGTTGTCGGGGTTAGCAGCGGAATCTTTGCCCGCCGATACCGTAACCACTGCCAGAGCTAGGAATAGCGAAGCTGCCGAGGACTAAGGGCTGTGTTATGTTTTGCCTCCacacaaagttttgcccagtactgaccacgctggcaTGCGGTTTGGTCAGCGCAGAGCTAGATTacttactcgcgccggtgtcgctgctgcccgacaccggcctgaggcatttcataatctacCCTGTGGGAATAgatataccgccatttgtcGGTCATCAGAGCCTTGTctgtccatctgcagggtgcaccacgtgcATGTGAGGTTGGCAGtaggggagactgactggtactagcctcctcCATACACCTCAGTGCCTGaaaacaaaagtcttcgaacagtgcatgttgccagtgatgacttatggtattaatattattacaatcacGCCTTCTTTTAAATTTGCCTACGTTTTAATGTacgtgtgtgtgtgaagtctgccaacccgcattgggccagcgtggtggactattggcctaacccctctcattctgagaggagactcgagctcagcagtaagccgaatatgggttgatgacgacactAAATTCTCAAATATATACTGACTATGCACAGtgatgatttttatttctttaaatttctcCCTTAAGGACTCTCTAgtgtccattttatttttttaatatctattatGCTGAAACGACTACCTAAATATTACGGTTGATTCAATACTTGACATAGTTATAATCTCGCGAGCAAGGTCCAGATAAATTTATGTTTGATCTATGAGATCAAgtgatctttttttaatatccacTTTTGTATACACATTTTTATAGTTCCACTTGACTTCAAAGAAATTTAAAGAAAGCACATtaacataaacaaatataatatttacataatacacacatcactatctaatCCCAAAGTATATGTTATGGGTATTTTAAAAAGACTTTAGATATAAACAactcagacactggaaaacatcctTAATcttcaaacaaatatttttccagttgtgggaattgaGTCCACGACCTTTAATACAGAAAGCACGGTCAGTACTCACTGTGCCACTCAGCcatcaataaattaatgaagATTGATAACATGTAAAGTGATATGATGACCTTCTCATTTTGCAAGATGTGTGAATGtaatgataacaatattaataacacaggcatataaataaaaatgcattgGAAAGAACTGTTATTTGACACAAAATTGCTCATTCTATAACACGTATTACAAAATACAAGATGCAGTTTTAAGAAATGGCTCCAAAAGAGAcggattatttaaaaatagctcATCAAAGAGCTATTGAAAAGAAAACTCATGTCAGCTTCCCTCAACTAAAGTACCCATCACTGAGAGACAAGGGTTTGAGAGACCCTTTCCAATGGCTACAGGGGAAATCAATGGACGACGGCGCGGAAGGGTTGTGGAGAGTGCATGATGGGTTGTACGATTTAGAGGAGTTTATGGAGACTCACCCGGGTGGATACGAGTGGTTGGAACTTACCAAGGTAAGTTCTTAATGCGGCAATGTGTAGGCAACTACTAAAACCTAGGaatttcttcatcattatcattgatATCATTATGAACCTTATTTAATGACCTATTACATGACACTGGCATAAATCTCTCCTATAAAAGAACACCACGTTACTCCAATACGGGTTTTGCTTCAAAGCTTAGAGAACTAAGGAAAcagattttttcctttttatggCCTTCCCaaataaaacaatgtttaaTTAAAGTAAGACATATTATAGACtataatctgtactaatattacaaaggtaAATAAGTTTGTTCGATTGGTTGATTAAACGCATTAGTCTCAGTTACTCCAACTACTGACTGGAATTGAAAACTTCTAGTAGTAGTCTGATAAATTATCGAGGAATGTAAAACCTAATTGCTAATAATAGCATCATGCTACGATAggtcaataaaaaatgtagcaAAATCGGGAACAGATACCATATCCTTTTGAGTAAACAAGTAAATTTGTATTCAAATATTATGTTCCCATTTAGAAGATCTTTAAGATTAAAAAATCCATGCGGACTAAGTCTtgggcgtccgcttgtttcCAATAAAACCGAATCCTATGCGAACGAAGACACCAACGTTTTTATTAATGTCAAACTAAATGACTATAACAATAGTAAATCAATAATTGTAACACCTTCTTCATACTCATACCAAATTCTTATGCAGATGTTtgtaatcacactaataatataaaggcgaaagtttgtgtgttcctcttttacgctgcggctactgaagcgatttggctgaaatttggaatttttatcccggaaaaatccatggttcccgcgggatttgtgaaaaactaaattccacgtgcacgaagtcgccggcgtccgctagttcctcATATGCGGCTGAACCAatctggatgaaattttgtatacaattGAATGCCCTTGAATGGTTTGAAAATACATTTGAACCCAAGAATGATCACTTAAAATTTTTCGAATTCCAAATTCAGAACATAATGTTTTTCGGGTCCTTTGCTTTGGCATTTGCATTGGCAATGACTATTATAAAGCTTTTATAATAGTCATTgccaatataaaatttattcaaataggcGAAGGCACCTGACGTAAATATAGTACGGGTACATAATTTGTTTatcaagattataattttaataaatatttaaggcaATATGTTAAAAAACTAAGACCAAACTTATTGAAATCTGAAAGAAACAAAATCAACCAATTCAACCGTGTtcgtttgataaaataaaagaaatgtaaCGTGTATCCTACATGTGTATTGCCGAGAAGGTTtccaaattgaaaaataaatcgaaGTTTCCAATTCCGTGATTGTAAGTTTCCAATTCAGTACTAGGAACTCGTAAGTGCCACCTCTCTATTTATTTGGTAGCGCTTCGACTGTTTCTCCAAAATGCTACTTCTTTCAAGATTAAAACTACCTTTAGTAGCTTGATAGTAGTAGCTTTCATTTGGTGCAAATACATTTTCATAGTTCACAAAAATTATGATCATCAACGTTACCGTTAGAAACAGATAATGTTGCGACCAtcaatttttaatgaatgcgatGTTTAAACTGTCACGGCATCGCATAGGCGTTGACGAATGTTTGACACACTGACCAGTGATCTCtgtatacatcatcatcatcatcatcatcatcatcatatcagctgatggacgtccaatgcaggGCATAGGGACCTGTGGGACGAATGatggtatatccattcccacaagctagattattatcagccgtgatagcacagtggatatgacctctgcctccaatttcggagATCGtaggtcgaatccggtccggggcatgcacctccaacttttcagttatgtacttttgacttttttttacagtttgagatacgtgatatttaattgcttaaaatagCAGTTaattatcatgtgtctcaaactgtgaaggaaaaacatcgtgaggaaacctgcatatctgagaattttcttaattctttacgtgtgtgaagtctgccaatccgcatggggcaagcgtggtagactattggcctaacccatctcattgtGTGAGGtgactcgtgcttagcagtgagccgaatatgggttgttaatgatgatgattattaaatGTCACTGGCCGTTGTTGCCGTGTGCTCAGCGTGGTCAGTATTGGGCAAAACTTTATTATTCATACtcatatataaaaatcatagaAATTTGGGAGACTGACGACAAGACAAGGTAGGGAAGGGACAAGCAATACTAACTTTCTTACTACTCTTTCTTCGGTCTGCTGctgaaaaattaagttaaatcaTCCAATTTTTATAACCCCAAGTAAATCATTgggcataataataatatgaaacagtaataataagataagattttttttttaataataaagttattaagaTAACTAATGAAGTGGTAATTGAGATAATTACGCAATCTTTCTTTtcgttttttgtaaatatttatttgacggccgcgtggcgcagtgggtagtgaccctgcttcctgcatccacggccatgggttcgattcccgcaacTGGAAAacatttgtgtgatgagcatgtgTGTTTTcctgtgtctgtgtgtatttatacattatataagtatttatatgtagtatataattgtatattaatattataatatcaactatcttagcacccataacacaagctactctgtatgcttactttggggctagacagtgatgtgtattgtttaagtatatttatttatttatggaagAATGCACCTAATTAATAATCAGCAAAAAATCGCATCAGATACCATCCCACATAATATTAACAACAATcacatttttgtaattttttatttctaggGTACAGATATAACTGAAGCATTCGAATGTCACCATTTAAGGCCCATCGCAGAAAAAACTTTAGCACAATTTTATGTTCGAGATGCCAAAACTCCGAGAAACTCCCCATTCACTTTCAAAGAAGATGGTTTCTATCGCACTCTTAAGACACTTGTGAATGAAGAAGTTAAGAAAGTTCCAAAAGATGTACCGAAGTACACAGATATGCTGACCGATGGATTGGTTGTATCATTGTTCTTGGCTTCAGCATTGTGTTGCTGGGCTACTAATTATTGGCTTCAAATCGGATCCTATCTTGTTGCATCTGTCTCACAAGCCTGGCTAGTGGTTGCTGCTCACAATTATATACATAAAAGAGCAAATTTGAggatgtattattttaatataagctTATGGTCCTACAGGTATCTTCAGGAatgcttatttattattaagagcATTTTGCATTTGCATTGTTATCATATAGTCTCGTAGCCAATAAAGTTGTTATCAGGCAGATTTTGCTCAATTTTTCGTTTTACTCTGTAAATTACTATAGTAAATCTTGTTTTTCAGGGAATTTAGAGTATCTCATGCACTTTCACATCACCTATTCCCCAATACTTTAATGGATCAGGAAGTGAGCGGATTTGAACCACTGATTTTTTGGAATCCTAGAAAAGATGTTCCGTTTCACGCCAAATTTGGATTTTTGATTCAATTTATTGTCTTTCCATTCGTTTTAATTGCGAATTGGACTAAAAGGTaacatataaaaagttttaaaaatattataagagtgtttaaaataatgtacGAGCCTCAGTACCTACGACAGGCGCTAGGCGGCGCGTCGCAACTgaaaacggcctccgtggcgcagtggtatgcgcggtggatttacaagacggaggtcctgggttcgatccccggctgggcagattgagattttcttaatttgtccaggtctggctggtgggaggcttcggccgtggctagttaccaccctaccggcaaagacgtaccgccaagcgatttagcgttccggtacgatgccgtatagaaaccgaaaggggtgtggattttcatcctcctcctaacaagttagcccgcttccatcttagactgcatcatcacttaccatcaggtgagattgtagtcaagggctaacttgtaaataagaaaaaaaaaaaaaaaaaaaaaaacttgttactCGTATGCCGGCAAAGTATTGCCTAGTCCAAAGTTTTTCCCCTTAAAATCAAGTGAACTGTTTGCTCGTTCTGTcaacaattttaaaagtattacaTAAATACTTTTTCATGTGATGCGAATAATGCAAATTAATATTGCTTGTAAAAAAGTAATCAGATCTCATTGAAAACCAGCTCTAATCAGCATTAAACAGTCTAACTCTATCATAGCATATTATAGTGTTATGCATGGATCCTGGGCTTAAGCTCTCTAGGAACCTATGACATTAGGTATTATGAGTGGTTTAACCGTTTCGTTACCCAATGACCTATTAGAAAGCTCATCTAACTGTAGGTCGACGTATGCTGAACATTGATGGGCGAATTGCAAATCAAAGAAACGACCAAGTAATacaaattttaactaaaatatagcATTGTCAGATAACTTGAGACTATAAACGCTACCTACATAAAGCTATctatataaagttatttaaaaaaatatataaaacgacTTACTCGTACTGATTTCAGGATGATAATTATCTTAAGTCGAGATggattttctacaaaaaatcgTATCTACTGGCATGACTTTATTGGTTTCTTGCTGCCATTATGGATGTATATCACAAGTGGTGTCAATTTCTATGACGTGATAACTACATGGCTCAGTATCAATTGTATGGGCAGTTTCGTTCTCTTCGTCATAGGAGCTAATGCCGCGCACCATCATCCAAGTATTTTCAAAGATGGCGACCAAGTTAGGTAAGCTTGTTTTTGTCATACTCCTTTCATcatcttcaaaaaatatatgagaTTTACCACGCTGCtgtaatgcggattgacagccgggaaaagaaaaactttttttttattttctaattaataGGAGCCAAGTGAATTATATAGTTTTccacaaataattaaatgttttttcttatcttctaaatatatactcgtaaaagcgaaaggtcacgaaatactaaaaccgcttgacgtgCAAAGAGGTACGAGTAATTTGTCAAGGAGATACGAGTAGtagtccaggatccgtggaacatttttacaattgattactatcaagttaattttgatgtgagtagcttcatcttgatgagacgtaaaacttttttatttacgaaaattcttaattctagTAGCTAACTCGGTTACCAGGTATTAAGAATTCCTGAGTGTCGGTACGAAATTATGTTgcctaaattataaattgtatgaCTGATAATTTAGGCAacagaaaaaaatcatcatGGTTAGTAACCACTTTTGGTTTTTAAAAGGTCTTaaagttctttggccacatcACCAGAAGTCATGATTCAATAGAGCGGTTGGTAGTGCAAGGGCAAGTCCAAGGCACAAGACCCAGAGGCTgatctccaacccgctggacggatttagttaAGGCTGCTACACAGTCATCTTTGGCGGAGTGTACTCAAAATGCAGTCAATGGTCAAAAATGGAGGAAcattgcacagaaggcgtcgctcatcgctgcaaccacaaccactctgccaagagtgtacgATTAAGAAGTGCATATTGTAGGTACATTGATGAAATTGAAATGATTTCAGTGAAGCCACCGTCGACTGGGGCATGCATCAGCTCGAGGCAGTGATGGACAGACCAATCATAAACAGCAGTCACTTCAGAACGGTGACTTTCTTCGGTCACCACGCTCTACATCATCTGTTCCCAACCTTGGACCACGGTGTATTACTACACCTGTACCCGGCATTTTTGAAGCATTGCGAAAAATACAAAGCCAACTTTAGACTGATGTCACAACTAGAACTATTCATAGGTCAGCTTAAAATGACAATGATAACTGAACCAAGAGTTTTGTCTGAAAGATAACCTgcgaatattattaataaaagggtaacatattattttgtttcttttcttcGACctcattatattaataaagaacctcctcctttttgaagtcggttaaaaataaaggttAGTTACACTAGTTAGTACGACTCCTTAGATAAGCAGGCAGCAGTTAAAcctcaagcctcaatagctcagtggtaaagtgGCCGCACTCATCACCGCGAGTATTCACCCTCAACTTTATGTTAAAGTCAGTAATTAAAATAGCAGAGAATAAttaaacagaaaaaaacaaaaaatacctatcttaatattacaaatgaatCTTGAATCTTTCTAAGCGCAAATCtggagaacggctgaaccgatttgactagGGCAGGGGTAAGATAGGGCtagcgtaggggtaggtagaggtaggggtagggaaaacatgcacaaaagtcaaagcaaagaccgggtccgctaattgtaaatatatataagttaAAGGTTGCATCACGAATCCTAGAAATCCtagtagaaaaaataaatttgaaaggGAGGTATaattagtagacgtccactaataGAAGATTTTGCAACAGAGCCGGATGAAGGAGGTCAGACGAAGTcaaggg includes:
- the LOC112049767 gene encoding lipase 3-like, with amino-acid sequence MTAIGFTFMVLLVSCHCQVIIPFGSAVSTLMNNRIVQFASQISADVVTNTVGAFTKVPDAISKIVSSFNTFPLLKNKNLLNYADLLVSEYNANVNNEDVMLSIGDLITKYGYPVERHIVRSEDGYNLQMFRIPSNGSVVFLMHGLEGSADDFVLAGPESGLAYLLANEGYDVWMGNARGNKHSRNHEFLSTSEAEFWNFSWHEIGYYDLPAMIDYVLGISKSATLKYIGHSQGTTTFFVMAAEREEYNDKVSLMVALSPVAYMTHVKSPIVRLLSPGTPIIYDVMKHLGVYEFLPDNSLTKALRLLICGVGPFADILCSNFLFLIFGFDLEQLNVTNLPVVMGHMPAGASVKQFAHYGQGVLSGEFRKFDLGAEGNRIKYGSQTPPRYALNRIRVPVSLFYSEEDWLAHPIDVDRLYNELPNAVDIHKVPYENFNHLDFILAKDFKKLIYKRLRKLLSLF
- the LOC112049768 gene encoding cytochrome b5-related protein, producing the protein MAPKETDYLKIAHQRAIEKKTHVSFPQLKYPSLRDKGLRDPFQWLQGKSMDDGAEGLWRVHDGLYDLEEFMETHPGGYEWLELTKGTDITEAFECHHLRPIAEKTLAQFYVRDAKTPRNSPFTFKEDGFYRTLKTLVNEEVKKVPKDVPKYTDMLTDGLVVSLFLASALCCWATNYWLQIGSYLVASVSQAWLVVAAHNYIHKRANLRMYYFNISLWSYREFRVSHALSHHLFPNTLMDQEVSGFEPLIFWNPRKDVPFHAKFGFLIQFIVFPFVLIANWTKRMIIILSRDGFSTKNRIYWHDFIGFLLPLWMYITSGVNFYDVITTWLSINCMGSFVLFVIGANAAHHHPSIFKDGDQVSEATVDWGMHQLEAVMDRPIINSSHFRTVTFFGHHALHHLFPTLDHGVLLHLYPAFLKHCEKYKANFRLMSQLELFIGQLKMTMITEPRVLSER